The Megasphaera elsdenii DSM 20460 genome includes the window CGGCATGGCCAATACCTTCCTGGCTGCCCAGGGCTATGGCATCGGCAAATCCCTGGTCGAAGCCGACAAAATCGATTTGGCCAAACAGCTCATCAACCAGGCTAAAGAACAGGGAACGAAACTGCTCCTGCCGGTTGATGTCACGGTCGCTGCTGAATTTAAGAACGACGCCGACCACAAAGTCGTTTCCGTCGATGCTGTCCCGGCTGACTGGATGATCCTCGACGTCGGCACGAAGACGCAGGAACTCTTCGCTAAAGAACTGGCCCCGATGAAACTCATCGTCTGGAACGGGCCGATGGGCGTATTTGAAATGGAAAACTATGCTAAAGGCACAGAAGCTGTCGCTAAAGCTGTCGCTGATTCCGAAGCTGTTTCCATCGTCGGCGGCGGTGACTCCGTTTCGGCTGTCAACAAGACCGGCCTGGCCGACAAGATCAGCCACATCTCCACGGGCGGCGGTGCTTCCCTGGAATATCTCGAAGGCAAACAGCTCCCGGGTGTCGTATCCCTGAGCGATAAATAATCATTCACCTTTAAAGGAGGAAACTCATTATGCGTAAAACCATCATTGCCGGCAACTGGAAAATGAACCACCTCGGTGCCGACGCTAAAGAAACCATCCAGGGCCTCGTCGCCAAAGTTCCGCAGGACGTAAAACCGGAAGTCATCATCGCTCCGGTCTTCCCGTACCTTTCCATGGCCGTTGAAATGACCAAAGGCACGCCGATCCATGTCGCTGCCCAGAACATGCATTGGGAAGAAAAAGGCGCTTTCACCGGTGAAGTTTCGCCGGCCATGCTCGTCGACATCGGCGTCACCCATGTCATCCTCGGTCATTCCGAACGCCGTACGTATTTCAATGAAACCGATGAAACGGTCAACAAGAAGACCAAAGCAGCTCTGGCTCATAACCTGACGCCCATCGTTTGCTGCGGCGAAACGCTGGAACAGCGCGAACAGGGCATCATGCAGTCCTGGATCGAAGGCCAGATCGAAAAAGCCCTGGAAGGCCTGAAGGCAGAAGACGTCAAGAAAGTCGTCATCGCCTATGAACCGATTTGGGCTATCGGCACGGGCAAGACGGCCAGTGCTGCTCAGGCTGAAGAAGTCTGCGCCATCATCCGCAAGAAACTGGCTGCCCTCTATGATGCTGCTACGGCTGAAGACGTTTCCATCCTCTACGGCGGCAGCGTCAAAGGCGGCAACGTCGCTGAACTCACAGGCTCTGCCGACATCGACGGCGGTCTCGTAGGCGGTGCCAGCCTCAAAGCCGACGACTTCCTCGCCATCATCAATAACGCTGTTGTAAAATAGCTAGTGGCTAGTGGCTAGTGGCTAGTGGCTAGTGGCTAGTGGCTAGTGGTCGCCCCTACAGAAAAGGCGCTGTCTTCATGCGACAGCGCCTTTTGCTATATCTCCCTACATTTGTTACAATAAAGTCAATGAGAGGGAGGAGGAATTCGATGAAATATATTTTATATGTCCTTTCTTTTTTCTGCCTGCTCATCGGTGGCGGTGCTTGGTTCTTTTATAACCATCCTGTCGGTGTCATCGGCGTTATCCTGTCGCTATATATCTTGTATCGCCTGGAACGGCAGCCGCATAAGCTTTCTTTGAAGTGGCCCGGCAGCAAAGGCAAGGGGGCCAGCCGCGACCAGGCCGCTTTTGAAAAGGCTCTCAGCGATTTCAACCGCATGGAAGCGGAACGCAGGGGATTGACCGACTCGGATTTGTGCCGGACTGTCGCCAATATGCAGCATATTGCCCGTAATTTCCTCTATTATCTGCAACAGTATCCCGAACGGATCGGCCTGGCAGAACACTTCATCGATTATTACCAGGACCGGGCCGTCTTCATGGTCCGCAAATATAAGAAGCTCTCGGCGACGGGACTCAGGACGGATAAGGTCGTCCAGACACAGCAGAAACTCAAGACCTTGCTCAGCCAACTCGACCAGGCCTATGAAGAACAGTTCACCCAGGTCTTGGAAGCCGAGCTGGTGACTATCGATGGAGAAACGACAGTCATGGCTCAGAACCTGTCTGCCCAGGGCCTGTACAACCCGGAAGCCGCTGTACGGAGAAAGAAGCCATCGTCCCTGAAAGGTTCCCTGGCCCAGTGGAAACAGAAAGCTGCCGACCGCTTCGATGCCTATACAGACGGAACCTTTTCGTCGATTACGCCGGAACTGCGCCATAAAATCAACGAAGAACGGCTGATTACAGCGGTCCTGGCCTTCTTCCTGGGTTCCTTCGGCATCCATTACTTCTATTTGAAACGCCCCGTCCGCGGTGTCATCTACGCCCTGTTCTGCTGGACCCTCATCCCAGGATTCCTGGGCCTGCGCGAAGGTATCCGCTACTTCAGCATGACGACCGACGAATTTTACTACGCCGATTATTTGCATAAATATGGAGCTTAGAACAGATTACTTATGCTCATTAATTGTGCGCCTTCCCTTTGGGCGCGTTCTATGACGGGCTGGGTGTATCCGCCTTTACTGAAGAAAATCAGGTGTTTTTTTGTTACTTTTGGGAAGGCGGCTGTAGCCTGGACTAAATCATCATACTCTTCCATGGGCATAGGACGGTTCCGGTATTTACATTCGCAGAAGATTCCTTCTGTCTCTGTCTTATCGAGTGCGAGAATGTCGATATCATCCTGCTGTTTCAATAGGGGATTGGTGCCCCACCACTTGCCGATGACAGCGGGGATGAAGGGAAGAGTATGGGCCTTGGCCCGGCGCCAGAGGTATTCGGTGCAGATTTCTTCAAAGACAGGTCCCATATAGTCGGAAATGCCGTCCATGATTTCTTGGGCAGCTTTTTCTTCGCCTAAGAGGAAGTAATAATTTTTTTGTGAGAACGTATAGCGGTACCAAAAACGGTAGTAATGATCTGCAATCACGTAAATGCCTTTTTTACTCGTTTTAGGCTGGCCACAGGGGATGATTTTTTTTACCAGGCGGATGTTCTGTAATACTTGCAGATATTTCGTGCATTTGCTCCGGTCTTCGTGAATGCGGTCGGAGATGGTGGAAATCCTATTGGCTCCATTGGCGATAGCCTCGAGTATACTATTATAAATACCTGGTTCACGCAGTTCCATGCGCAAAAGGAGCTGCGGTTCGTCGTGAAGATAGGCATTTTCAGATAAAATGTGTTCGGCGATATTTCCGGTAATGTCTTGATATGGATTAAATGCCTTTAAATAGCGAGGGATTCCGCCGAGGATGCCATAGGCCAATAATTTTTCTTCTTGTGAATAATTCGGGAAAAACTCAGCACTTTCCAGATAATCAAAAGGCTTTACTTCTAGATGTGCAGTAATCCGCCCATATAAAGGGCTTTTGTATCCCATGACTTCGTTAATCATAAAGCTGACACTGGAGCCGCAGAGGATGAGAAAGATGTTTTTATTTTGCCAGCTGTGGTCGATAGCATGCTGGAAAATACTTTTTATCGAAGGATTTTGGGAGGCTAAAAAGGGAAATTCGTCAATGATGAGGACTGTTCGTTTATCGTTGCGGCTTTGTTTTTCGATAAAAGCCAAGGCTTTTTCCCAATTCGGGAAAGGTGCTAAATAATCACCGGTATAATGTTCCTGAACAGTTTGAGAAAAATCTTCCAAATTTAGGACGTCGTTCTTTTCCTGGGCCGGGAAAAAGATACAATCGTGAGATTGAGCAAATTTTTGCAAAATCGTCGTCTTTCCCACACGGCGGCGGCCATACATGATTAAAAATTGAAAAGAAGGAGAACTATATAATTTTTCTAAAAGCGCTAATTCCTGTTTTCTGCCAATCATGAGAAAAACCTCCATAAATAAAGTGAAACACGAGTATAATACTCATAAGTATTATACTCGTGTTTCACTTTATTTGCAATTATATAGGTTAATCGAATTTTCGAGGTATAATGAATTCATCGCGTAACTCCTTTGAGATGGTGTGTTGTAGCAGATTCATTATACTTTAAAGTATGGTTACGCGATATTTATTTGTTCAAAAAGTTGTGAACTGCTGTAAGAATCATAAAAACAAATAATTGACCTATATAAGAAGGGCTTGTCACATCAGAAAAGAACAAGTGACAAGCCCTTCTTATATAGAGAATTTGAGAGAGAAAGCGTATTTAGATTTCTACGTTGAAGTGTTTGAGAATCATTTTTTCGGCTTCGGCGTTCCACAATCCTTTGTGGGCTTTGCAGCATTTGTCCAGTTCCAGGAAGAACGGATCTTTTTCACCGAGTTTGGCGAAGTCTTCGATGGCGGTCATAGGCATATCGAACTGGGTGTAGGCTAATTTTTTGCCGCCCGGGATTTTCGGCAGGTTGAGTGTCGTTTCAGCGATGCTGTCGATGCCGCCGACGTGGGTGATCATGACAGCCGGGTCGATGATGCCTTTGGCAGCCAGGGTGTTGGCTTCGATGAGGTCATCGTTGTTGCCGCCTGTCGTGCCCATGATGTGGGTGCTGGTGTAATGGCAGTCATAGAGGTTGATGTCAGCGCTGAAGTTTTTGTCCGTCGGGCCGGAGAAGAAGTTCATGCAGCCGTCGAAGGCCAGGAGTTTATTGCCCAATTCGGCGACGGCACGGATTGGTGTGTAGACGAAGACGTCGTCATAGCCATGGCCATCGGTGATTTTCATTAAGTCGTCATAAGCCGTATCCATGTTGGACGTGTTAACGTAGATGAGTTCGACACCGTGCTGGGCTGCGTATTCCGGCGAGACGACTTCTTTAGCCCGGGCGATGCGGGCGTCGTTGATGTCGGTGACGACGATGCGCTTCGGTTTGTTTTCAAAGTTGATGCCGTAGCTGATGGCGCCCAGGCCCATGGGGCCGCAGCCGCCGAGGATGATGATGTTGCCGCCTTCTTTGGTGCCCATGGCGTGGTTGTAATTATGTTTGTTCGTGTGGTAGTTGGCGTGGTAGCCGCCGATGATGCAGCTCATAGGTTCACCCAGGGAGGCTTCGAAGAAACTTTCGCCGTCATAGGGCATGAGGGCGCCCAGTTCCATGACTTCATGCGGGAAGATGCAGTACGTGCAGTCGCCGCCGAAGAATTCGTAAGAATAACCCGGAGAAGCCAGGCTGCCTTTATAGTTCAGGGCCGGCTGCTGGGCGAAGCGCATGCCCGGCTTGAACTGGTCCTGCCATTTCTTGCCGACCTTGACGATGACGCCGGCGAATTCGTGACCTGTGATGATGGGGTGCGTATCCATGTTCTGGGGAGCCCGTTTATGTTTCTTGCCCTGTTCGACGAGTTTGTACGTCGACATGCAGATGCTGTCGGTAATGATTTTGGCTAAGATTTCGTCGTCTTTGATTTCCGGGAGTTCAAATTCTTCCAGACGTAAATCGCGGGTACCATACATTCTGACTGCTTTTGTTTTCATGATAGAATCCTCCTAAGTGATTGTTCCATAATATATGTATTAATAGATTAGGTGACTATTCTGCTTCGATGTTGGCGAAGGTATCGTAAATCTGATCGACAGAGCTTTTCAGGATTTCGTCGACTTCATCTTCATCGGAACAGGTGACGGCGATATTGCTGAGTATATCGATGTGTTCGTCACCGACACCGGCGATACCGATGACCAGTTTGACTGTTTCACCGCCCCAATCGGTTCCCTGGGGGAAGGTCATGATGACTAAGCCCGATTTCTTGACTTCGCATTTGCCTTCTTCGATACCGTGAGGGATGGCGACGGCGTTGCCGATGGCCGTATTGAAGACTTTTTCTTTGTCCAGCATGGCCTGGGTGTATTTTTCTGTCGTATAGCCATCATCGTAGAAAATCTTGCCGATTTCTTTGATGACGTCTTCTTTGGCTTTAGACTGGCAATTGAGGATGATATTTTTCTTCTGCAAAATCGTGTTCATGGTATATATCTCCTTTATTTACTTTGACGGGCAGCGACTAATTCATCGACGAGCATGCCGTATTCAGGGGCTGCCATAAAGTTTGTAATTGTAATCAAGCGGGCTTGGGGAGCACTGGCTTTCGCTCGTTCAGCCAAATCCTGGTGACAGACGACGAGCTGGGCGTCTGCTGGGATTTCTGAAACGGAAGCGTGACTGACGGTGATGTCGGTCAGGCCGGCTTTCTTGAATTTCTTCTGCAAGACGGCGGCTCCCATGGCACTGGAACCCATACCGGCATCGCAGGCGAAGACGACGTTGGTGATGCACTTCAAATCGGCCTGGGCCGGAGCGGCGGCTGCCGGAGACGTGCCTTTCGATTCAGCCTTCATGTCCTGCATCTTCTGCTGGGCTTCTTCCAGGGATTCGCTGGATTTGGCAGCGGACATCTTGATGATCGGCGAGGCGATGATGAAGGAGACGGCAGCAGCAATGACGATGCTCAGGATGACTGAGAGGGTCGAACCCTTCGGCGCCATGGCCAGATAGGAAATGAGGCTGCCCGGGGCCGGCGGACCCGAAAGACCGAGGTCGAAAATCATGTTGTAGAACAGGGCTGCGACACTGCCGCTGATGGTTGCCAGCAGGAGAGCCGGGTTCATGAGGATGTAGGGGAAGGAAATTTCGTGGATACCGCCGAGAAGGTGGATGATCAGGGCGCCGGGAGCGGACTGACGGGTCATGGTGTCTTTCGAGAAGAGCCAGTAAGCCAGGAGAACGCCTGTGCCGGGGCCGGGATTGGTTTCAATCATGTAGAAGATGGACTTGCCCGTTTCGGCGACTTGTTCGGCGCCGAGGGGAGTGAAGATGCCGTGGTTGATGGCGTTGTTCAAGAAGAGGACTTTAGCCGGTTCTACGAAGACACCGATGAGCGGGAAGATACCGGCCTGGAGCAGGATCTGGACGCCGGCCGTCAGGAAGGACAAGATGATGCCCATGACCGGGCCGATGAGGTAGAAGCCGAGGATGGCCATGACCATGCCCAGGATGCCGACGGAGAAGTTGTTGATGAGCATTTCGAAGCCCGGCTTGATGCGGCCGTCGACAGCGGCGTCAAATTTCTTGATGACCAGGCCGGCCAGGGGCCCCATGACCATGGCACCCATGAACATGGTGTAGGTCGTGCCGCAGATGACGCCGACCGTGGCAATGGCACCCATGATGGCGCCGCGCAGGCCGCCGACGATTTTGCCGCCCTGGAAGGCGATGAGCAGGGGCAGGACGTAGGTCAGGAAAGGTCCGACCATTTTTGCCAGCTGTTCGTTAGGCAGCCAGCCGCTGGGGATGAATAAGGCCGTAATCAGGCCCCAGGCGATGAAGGCGCCGATGTTTGGCATGACCATACCGCTGAGGAAACGGCCGAAGGATTGGACTTTTGCTTTCATGATGATTCCTCCTAAAATCTTTGGAATGAATACGTGGGACACGAGCAGTACCTGACACTCCGGATTGCACTGCGCTGCTCTCTTGATGGCTACAGTATAACTTGTGTACATATCAAAAGCAATTAAAAGTAATTTAACTTTGTCCTTTTGGAAGATGACAGGACTTGGGAAATGAGGTTTTTACAGGCTTTATCCCTACTGGCAATAACACGGTTTGTGGTATAATGAAGATGAAAAATCATGAAAAGAAGGTGTTGACATGGGGGCAAAAGCCGTGATCATCGATCACGAACCGCTAATGGCGGCGCAGTTGAAGAAGCTGTTACAGCGTGGGGATCCGTCTATCGAGGTAAAATCAATATGTTATGAAGGGGAACAAGCCATGGCTTGTCTGGCGGCTCATCAGCCGGATATCGTCTTTCTGACGCTGGAAATGCCGCGGGTCAGCGGCATGACCATTGCCAGACAGATTGAAGCGGCCAAGGGCCCTCATCCAGCCGTCGTCTTCGTCACGGGCAAGCGCGATTTTATTTCCCAAGCGCTGCGGCTCAATGTCCTCGATTATCTGGTCAAACCGGTTACAGAGGAGGAAGTGCGGCGGGTCGTCGAGAAATTCCGCGCTGTCTATATAAAAAAAGAAGCTCCTTTGCAGGAAGGAGCTTCCGAAACAGCTGTTGACAGCAGCCGACCCAGTTATGCCCGGCGTTTTTCCGTCGATGAAGGCGACAAGATCAAACTCATTTCGACGGAAGATATCCGCCTGGTCTATGCAGAGAAACGAAAAGTTTTTCTCGTTACCTTGTCGGGCAAGACGTATCCCAGCCATCTCAGTCTGGTCCAGTTTGAAAAGCGTCTGCCTGAAGAGGTGTTCTTTCGCTGTCACCGCAATTATATCGTCAACATCGATGAGGTTCAGCAAATCGAACCGTGGTTCAATCATCAATACGTCCTCATCGTCAAAGGGATGGAAGACCAGCCCGTGCCCATCGGCCGGTCGTATGTCAAGAAACTCCGGCAGTACGTCGACTTATAGACTCAGGGCAGACTCGAAATAGGTCTTGAGGATCCGCTGCAGGTGGCAGCGGATTTTTTCTGGGTCGTGCCCGAGGATGGCCTGGTAAAAAGCGTCATCGCTGACTAGGGAACTGCTGATGAAACCCAGCACGTCCGTATGGACCTGGCGATATTCGTCTTCGGGCATGATGAGCAGCAGGACAGTGGCAATGCCTTTGAAATAGTCGTCCTCAAAGGCTGGGCCGTCGGGGACGCACGTATAGAATAAGGATTGACGGATGGTTTGGGTACGGCAATGAAGCAAAGCAAAGCCCTGGTCTGGGAAAATCTGGCTGTTCAAGCATTCGCGGCGGATGATGGCGTCGAATAAGAGGGCCGTATCCTCTTCGCCTTTCGTTGCGGCTGCGGCCAGCGTATGGACGACTTGGGCAAAGGTAGACGAGGCGGGGACGGTGAATTGCTGATAGTGACGCAGAAGACCGGCCATTTCCCGGGCCAGGAGATGTGTCCGGTCCAGGGCGGATAAAAAAGTTTCTCCTGAAGGCGTGACCAGGTCCGGCGCTTTGCGGATGTGGGAATATGTATCAATTTTACCCAGGATATGTTGAAGTTCCGAACCCGTGATAAGGGGGGATGTACGCAGGACGTCGGCTCCAGGAATCTGCAGGGGCAGGGTGCTGATGAAGAAATCTGTCTCTTGCAACACCGATTCTGTCAAGCCGTCCTTGCCATATGTATGGAGCTCGACATAGCTGGGCAGTTTGTTTTGAAGACGGGTCATCATCAGGCGGGCCAGGCCGAAACCGCTGGCGCAGACGATGCCGATGATGACTTTGCGGGTAAAGACTTTCTTGCCTTTGAGGCGCTCCAGGGCTGCGCCGAAATGGATAGTCAAATAGCCTATTTCTTCTTCGGAAACCGTTGTATCCAAGGCCTCTGCCAAGATGGTGGCAGCGCGGCGGGATTTTTGGAAAACCGAGGCATATTCCTGTCTGATATCGTCCAGCAGGGGATTGATGATATTCAGATGGTGTTTCAAGCGCACGATAGTCGGCTGTAAATGGACGAACAGGCCGCGGATGAATTCATCATCACAGCGCAAATCATAGGCATACTGCGGGTCGAAGGCTTCAATCATCTTATCGATGATGACGAGAAGGGCTGGTTCGTCCAGTCCGCCCGGACCCTGCCATGGACTGCCGTTATAGCGGATT containing:
- the tpiA gene encoding triose-phosphate isomerase is translated as MRKTIIAGNWKMNHLGADAKETIQGLVAKVPQDVKPEVIIAPVFPYLSMAVEMTKGTPIHVAAQNMHWEEKGAFTGEVSPAMLVDIGVTHVILGHSERRTYFNETDETVNKKTKAALAHNLTPIVCCGETLEQREQGIMQSWIEGQIEKALEGLKAEDVKKVVIAYEPIWAIGTGKTASAAQAEEVCAIIRKKLAALYDAATAEDVSILYGGSVKGGNVAELTGSADIDGGLVGGASLKADDFLAIINNAVVK
- a CDS encoding 5-bromo-4-chloroindolyl phosphate hydrolysis family protein — translated: MKYILYVLSFFCLLIGGGAWFFYNHPVGVIGVILSLYILYRLERQPHKLSLKWPGSKGKGASRDQAAFEKALSDFNRMEAERRGLTDSDLCRTVANMQHIARNFLYYLQQYPERIGLAEHFIDYYQDRAVFMVRKYKKLSATGLRTDKVVQTQQKLKTLLSQLDQAYEEQFTQVLEAELVTIDGETTVMAQNLSAQGLYNPEAAVRRKKPSSLKGSLAQWKQKAADRFDAYTDGTFSSITPELRHKINEERLITAVLAFFLGSFGIHYFYLKRPVRGVIYALFCWTLIPGFLGLREGIRYFSMTTDEFYYADYLHKYGA
- a CDS encoding ATP-binding protein — protein: MIGRKQELALLEKLYSSPSFQFLIMYGRRRVGKTTILQKFAQSHDCIFFPAQEKNDVLNLEDFSQTVQEHYTGDYLAPFPNWEKALAFIEKQSRNDKRTVLIIDEFPFLASQNPSIKSIFQHAIDHSWQNKNIFLILCGSSVSFMINEVMGYKSPLYGRITAHLEVKPFDYLESAEFFPNYSQEEKLLAYGILGGIPRYLKAFNPYQDITGNIAEHILSENAYLHDEPQLLLRMELREPGIYNSILEAIANGANRISTISDRIHEDRSKCTKYLQVLQNIRLVKKIIPCGQPKTSKKGIYVIADHYYRFWYRYTFSQKNYYFLLGEEKAAQEIMDGISDYMGPVFEEICTEYLWRRAKAHTLPFIPAVIGKWWGTNPLLKQQDDIDILALDKTETEGIFCECKYRNRPMPMEEYDDLVQATAAFPKVTKKHLIFFSKGGYTQPVIERAQREGAQLMSISNLF
- a CDS encoding zinc-binding dehydrogenase, with translation MKTKAVRMYGTRDLRLEEFELPEIKDDEILAKIITDSICMSTYKLVEQGKKHKRAPQNMDTHPIITGHEFAGVIVKVGKKWQDQFKPGMRFAQQPALNYKGSLASPGYSYEFFGGDCTYCIFPHEVMELGALMPYDGESFFEASLGEPMSCIIGGYHANYHTNKHNYNHAMGTKEGGNIIILGGCGPMGLGAISYGINFENKPKRIVVTDINDARIARAKEVVSPEYAAQHGVELIYVNTSNMDTAYDDLMKITDGHGYDDVFVYTPIRAVAELGNKLLAFDGCMNFFSGPTDKNFSADINLYDCHYTSTHIMGTTGGNNDDLIEANTLAAKGIIDPAVMITHVGGIDSIAETTLNLPKIPGGKKLAYTQFDMPMTAIEDFAKLGEKDPFFLELDKCCKAHKGLWNAEAEKMILKHFNVEI
- a CDS encoding PTS sugar transporter subunit IIA, with product MNTILQKKNIILNCQSKAKEDVIKEIGKIFYDDGYTTEKYTQAMLDKEKVFNTAIGNAVAIPHGIEEGKCEVKKSGLVIMTFPQGTDWGGETVKLVIGIAGVGDEHIDILSNIAVTCSDEDEVDEILKSSVDQIYDTFANIEAE
- a CDS encoding PTS mannitol transporter subunit IICB, which produces MKAKVQSFGRFLSGMVMPNIGAFIAWGLITALFIPSGWLPNEQLAKMVGPFLTYVLPLLIAFQGGKIVGGLRGAIMGAIATVGVICGTTYTMFMGAMVMGPLAGLVIKKFDAAVDGRIKPGFEMLINNFSVGILGMVMAILGFYLIGPVMGIILSFLTAGVQILLQAGIFPLIGVFVEPAKVLFLNNAINHGIFTPLGAEQVAETGKSIFYMIETNPGPGTGVLLAYWLFSKDTMTRQSAPGALIIHLLGGIHEISFPYILMNPALLLATISGSVAALFYNMIFDLGLSGPPAPGSLISYLAMAPKGSTLSVILSIVIAAAVSFIIASPIIKMSAAKSSESLEEAQQKMQDMKAESKGTSPAAAAPAQADLKCITNVVFACDAGMGSSAMGAAVLQKKFKKAGLTDITVSHASVSEIPADAQLVVCHQDLAERAKASAPQARLITITNFMAAPEYGMLVDELVAARQSK
- a CDS encoding LytR/AlgR family response regulator transcription factor, whose translation is MIIDHEPLMAAQLKKLLQRGDPSIEVKSICYEGEQAMACLAAHQPDIVFLTLEMPRVSGMTIARQIEAAKGPHPAVVFVTGKRDFISQALRLNVLDYLVKPVTEEEVRRVVEKFRAVYIKKEAPLQEGASETAVDSSRPSYARRFSVDEGDKIKLISTEDIRLVYAEKRKVFLVTLSGKTYPSHLSLVQFEKRLPEEVFFRCHRNYIVNIDEVQQIEPWFNHQYVLIVKGMEDQPVPIGRSYVKKLRQYVDL
- a CDS encoding BglG family transcription antiterminator, yielding MQQILQRLLSETDFVSEQTLADDLGISKRTVQRELDGTTGALASYGLQLQRKKKAGLMLIGPEKEKERLAASLQTASAMDFTDKQNRRRYLLFEILRDRTPKKLFYYSQLLGVSEATAASDLEALAPWLQKNNLSVLKKQGYGVVLTGSEKDYREAMRRFISETTSAEDFKDLHDGQEALTKAVMNVTDKGIYKLLNSHTIQRVYTVLQKLHEEKIAHFTDAAKIGLVIHIAIAIERVASGQLQEEPAVPPAIPDDEDSTLARRILKGMEEEFQLPMPSIEISYLLLHIKGAKIRYNGSPWQGPGGLDEPALLVIIDKMIEAFDPQYAYDLRCDDEFIRGLFVHLQPTIVRLKHHLNIINPLLDDIRQEYASVFQKSRRAATILAEALDTTVSEEEIGYLTIHFGAALERLKGKKVFTRKVIIGIVCASGFGLARLMMTRLQNKLPSYVELHTYGKDGLTESVLQETDFFISTLPLQIPGADVLRTSPLITGSELQHILGKIDTYSHIRKAPDLVTPSGETFLSALDRTHLLAREMAGLLRHYQQFTVPASSTFAQVVHTLAAAATKGEEDTALLFDAIIRRECLNSQIFPDQGFALLHCRTQTIRQSLFYTCVPDGPAFEDDYFKGIATVLLLIMPEDEYRQVHTDVLGFISSSLVSDDAFYQAILGHDPEKIRCHLQRILKTYFESALSL